CGTGGCCGTCGCCATCCGCAGCGCGCGACGGAAGCGTTCCGCCGCGCGGGACTCCGACTGAGACGGGCCGAGATGTCTGACACCGACCGACGGACCGGATCCGGCCGACTGCTGACCGGAGTTGCCTTCGCCGCCCTGCTGCTCGGCCTCTGGGGCTGGGGCCACGACGCCGTCGTCGGCACCTCCGGTCCCATGACCGGTGACATCGCCGCCGTCGGCCGGCCGGTGGCGGAGCGCCCGGTGGCCCGTGACCCGCTGGAGCCCGCCGAGCCGCGCCGCGTGGACGTCCCCTCCGTGGGGATAGAGGCTCCGGTCGTCTCGCGCGGCCTGGATGTCACGGGAGCGGTCGAGCCGCCGCCGTACGAGGAATCGGGCACCGTCGGCTGGTACGACCGCGGCGCCCGGCCCGGCGCCACCGGCACCGCGCTCTTCGTCGGCCACGTCGACACCCGGACCGACCCGGCCGTCTTCTACGACCTGAGCGCGGCCCGGCCCGGCGAGAAGGTCCGGGTCACCAGGTCCGACGGCTCGGTCGCCGAGTTCACCATCGACGACGTACGGGTCTACTCGCGGGAGAGGTTCGACGCGCGCAAGGTGTACGGCCCCCACGAGCCGGACCGTGCCGAACTCCGGCTGATCACCTGCGGCGGGACCTTCGACCGCGAGAACCGTACGTACACGGCGAACGTGGTGGTCTCGGCGTACCTCACCGATGTGGAAGAGGCGCGTCACGATGGCTGATCCGGCGTCAGCGGAGCGTCTCCGCAGCGCCGCTGTCACAGCTCGCACACGAACGCGAGCGGGCGGCGTTACGGCTCCGGGCCGTGTGCCAGGATGGATTCGACCGGTCTTGTCCGGGCAGGCGGGCGGCAGGCAGGGCAGGAGCGGGGCGCCTGGGGGGCGGCACCGAAGAGCAGGCACCGAGGGGGAGTGGATGTACGGCAGTAATTCCGGTCGCGGTCTTCGAGTGACGGCGTGCGCGGCGGCCGCGGGAGCGGCACTGCTCGTCGCGGGGTGTTCCTCCGATGGCGAGGACAAGGGCGAGAAGAACCCCGCCACGAGCCAGCAGCCCAAGGCGACCGATCCGTACTGGGTCAACCCCGACGGCAACGCGGCCAAGCAGGTCGCCGACTACACCAAGGACGGCGACGACGAGAACGCCGGCCTGATCAAGAAGATCGCCGCGCAGCCCGTGGGCGAGTGGATCGGCCCGGACAACCCCGAGCAGGAGGCCCGCGGTTACACGGAAGCCGCCGCCAAGGCCGACCGGGACGCGCTGCTCGTCCTCTACAACGTTCCGCACCGTGACTGCGGCCAGTTCTCCAAGGGCGGCGCTGCGGACGGCAACGCGTACCGGGACTGGGTCGACAAGGTCGCCAAGGGCATCGGTGACCGGCGGGCCACGGTCGTCCTGGAGCCGGACGCGCTGCTGCACCTGGTGGACGGGTGCACACCCGAGGAGTTCCACGAGGAGCGGTACGACCTGCTGAAGGGCGCCATCGAACGCCTCAAGCAGCAGCCGGCCACCACGGTCTACCTGGACGCGGGCAACGCCGGCTGGCAGTCGCCCGACTCGCTGTTCGAACCGCTCCAGTGGGCGGGCATCGACAAGGCGGACGGCTTCTCGGTCAACGTCTCCAACTTCTTCCCGACCGAGGTGAGTCAGGAGTTCGGCAAGAAGCTGTCGGCGAAGGTCGGCAACAAGCCGTTCGTGATCGACACCAGCCGCAACGGCAACGGCCCCTACACGGAGGGCGATCCGAGCGAGAACTGGTGCAACCCGCCCGGCCGCGCGCTCGGC
This window of the Streptomyces niveus genome carries:
- a CDS encoding class F sortase, which encodes MSDTDRRTGSGRLLTGVAFAALLLGLWGWGHDAVVGTSGPMTGDIAAVGRPVAERPVARDPLEPAEPRRVDVPSVGIEAPVVSRGLDVTGAVEPPPYEESGTVGWYDRGARPGATGTALFVGHVDTRTDPAVFYDLSAARPGEKVRVTRSDGSVAEFTIDDVRVYSRERFDARKVYGPHEPDRAELRLITCGGTFDRENRTYTANVVVSAYLTDVEEARHDG
- a CDS encoding glycoside hydrolase family 6 protein, with protein sequence MYGSNSGRGLRVTACAAAAGAALLVAGCSSDGEDKGEKNPATSQQPKATDPYWVNPDGNAAKQVADYTKDGDDENAGLIKKIAAQPVGEWIGPDNPEQEARGYTEAAAKADRDALLVLYNVPHRDCGQFSKGGAADGNAYRDWVDKVAKGIGDRRATVVLEPDALLHLVDGCTPEEFHEERYDLLKGAIERLKQQPATTVYLDAGNAGWQSPDSLFEPLQWAGIDKADGFSVNVSNFFPTEVSQEFGKKLSAKVGNKPFVIDTSRNGNGPYTEGDPSENWCNPPGRALGEPPTTKTGDPLVKAYLWIKRPGESDGDCKGGPKAGDWYPEYALELARNAK